The genomic DNA CCTCCGATTGAAGTTCCATGGCCGCAAATAAACTTAGTGGCAGAGTTTACAACTATATTTGCGCCATGTTCAATTGGTCTGCAAAGATAAGGAGTTGCAAAAGTGTTATCAATAATGAGAGGAATCCCTGCGTCCTCACCAATTTTTGCAACCGCTTCTATATCAAGTACATTCCCGCGCGGGTTACTTACAGTCTCTCCGTATAGTGCTCTTGTTTTATCAGTAATAGCTTTTCTAAAGTTCTCCGGATCATCAGGATCTACAAAAGTGACATCAATGCCCATTTCTCTAAGGTTCACATCAAACTGGGTATACGTTCCTCCGTATAATGTGCTTGAGGACACAAGATGATCGCCAGCATGAAGAATTGTAAGAATAGATGTCATTTGAGCAGCCTGCCCCGAGCTAAGCGCAAGAGCGGCGCTGCCTCCCTCAAGAGCTGCCATTCTTTCCTCAAATACTCCGTTGGTTGGATTCATGATCCTGGTATAAATATTTCCAAAAGTCTCCAGGTTAAAAAGCGCTGCCGCGTGGTCAGCATTATCAAATACATAAGCTGTAGTCTGATAAATCGGCACACCTCTAGACCCAGTAGTAGGATCAGGGTTTTGACCTGCATGAACACATTTAGTATCAAATCCAAATTCTCTTTCTGACATAGTATCCCTCCTTTAAGAAGTGGTTATTTTTTTGAAGATATCAGTCTTCTATTTACCCCAAGATAATTTATTCCCCCGAATATCCTTCCATATTCTATCTTAACACACCTATCCATTACAACCTCAAGACCCGCGTCCCTCGCTTTTTGGGCTGCTTCTTCATGTACTACCGTGAGCTGCATCCATACTACTTTTGCGCCGATTTTTATTGCATCA from Thermodesulfobacteriota bacterium includes the following:
- a CDS encoding aminotransferase class I/II-fold pyridoxal phosphate-dependent enzyme; translation: MSEREFGFDTKCVHAGQNPDPTTGSRGVPIYQTTAYVFDNADHAAALFNLETFGNIYTRIMNPTNGVFEERMAALEGGSAALALSSGQAAQMTSILTILHAGDHLVSSSTLYGGTYTQFDVNLREMGIDVTFVDPDDPENFRKAITDKTRALYGETVSNPRGNVLDIEAVAKIGEDAGIPLIIDNTFATPYLCRPIEHGANIVVNSATKFICGHGTSIGG